The following is a genomic window from Corvus hawaiiensis isolate bCorHaw1 chromosome 5, bCorHaw1.pri.cur, whole genome shotgun sequence.
GTCTTTTGACAATTCCACAGCGTCCTTGATTACAAGCAGTTCCCATAGTGCTGGGACCTCTTGCAAATACTACCAGGACTGCTTTGTGCGAAGGTACTTCTTGAATGCTCTCAATGGGAGAATCTGCCAGCATGCGCATGCTTAGGATGTCATCTTTGCTCATCCAGGAGGGAGAGCTCTCACTGTAAATCCTGATATTGCTTtcctcaggctggagctgtgcctttACAGCTCCAGAAATCCTCCCAGGTCTCTGGTGACCTCTCTCCTTGATAGCCATTCCTTTATGTCTGTGTTCATCCAGTTGGTACTTTCTTGCCTCCAGAGCAATTGCTGCTCCCATTGTGCCTGCAGCATGTGTGGCCCGCCCTGGCTGTTGGGCAAAGGCCTCTTCCCAGCCCATAAAAGTGGCTTTTGAAAAGTGTTGCCCATAGAACAAAGGggttgcatttttcttcctgcgCTTTGGCTTCACTGTGCCTCTGATGTTGGCAGGCTTGCTGCGCTTGGACCGCAGGGTGATATAAACTACATTGGGTGGCAGCAAGGTCCCATTGCTACCAAGCTGGGGTTCCTGGAAATTGGGTGGTGACAGGGTGCCATCCAGTGGGATGCCCAGAAAAGGAGTTTGAGCTGCATCTTGGAGACTCCTGGAATTGATCTTTTGATGTCCTCCTTTGTGCTGTGGTAAAACATGACCCACTTGGCTGACAAGGAATCCCAGGTAGATCACACAGGCAGCGCCCACTAGCAgattcctccttgtccttggGCGTCTGCAAGTCCAGAGCCTCAGTACCCGTGAGGGCCACAGGCAGCAAATAAACAAGTTTTTGACTTTACTTGGCTGATCAAAAGGGGTCATTTCTCTAGTGAATCCACATGATGAAAACAGCATAAAGTCTTCTGTACATTCCAGCCAGGATGATGATGCATGATTTCCCTTCCCcaatttctgtttctccttttcGAAGAAGCTTCCAGCATGGGTGATGGACAGAGGCTACTGATATGCCTGGGAAAGTGGTCAGCACTAAGGATGCTGACACTCCACCTTCTCAAACTGTTGAATTCTTATCAGCCATCACAGGGGAAGTGATTGGCTTCAGAGAATGAATGGAGCCAGCTGCGTAAGCAAAGTTTACTGACTTGTAGTCTAAAAGATCTATGTATCTTCTTTGcaaactgcaaaaagaaaatagtagCATTTCCTTTCGTTACTCACAAATAGCATCTGTGCCTctgtatttttcagagaaaagaggTTCTAGATGAGACAGTATGCATGTAGAAATTTTTCAGGATACATCTTTTACTTTCTCAGTACAGTATAAATCAAACACCAAAACAATTAAATACAGGCTCAATTTGCAATCTCAGCTGGATATATTCCAGCATTAGAAAAAAAGCCGGTCAAACCCAGATCATTATCTTTTTCTTACGAGACAAAGTCTTAACTAAACCTCATGTTATGGAAATGCTGTAAATGATCCAAATACGAACCAGTGACTGTAGTAGTTAAATATGCACATATTcactaatataaaaatatattagagTGCCAATTTCCCTGGTTGACTGTGAATATAGTTCCCATAATTCATAAACACACACTAAAGTTGAAAGAtggttaattttcttcactctTGTGAAGCCATAAAAAGAATCTAGCtatagtttttaaaataaaatgacagtGGCTTATATATCCTTTCCAAGAAACAAAGAATAAGTGCGTATTGTATATATAatgctataaaaataaaatttcttacCTATTCAGCTTGACACATCCTTTGTTCTGGTAAACTCCTTAGGTTAATAAAAGTAACTGAGCAAAAGCTGGCATCTAGAACATATTTCACTTTTAAGTATGGTTCACATTTAGGTATTTCATTGCAAGCTAAGAACTGTTGGGAAGCTAACTTTACTGAGAGGTTGTTGCATATGAACTGCTATAAACTTACATGAACCTCACGTTataaaaaataccccaaaccaaacaatcccacacacaaaaccacagcaacttctattttaaattctgtaatgAAAAGTCCTGTGAAGTATGTGCCTTTCAAAAGTGCATTCCATCTATTTCTAACTCCTGAGAGCCCCCTAGTGCACTGCATGCAAATGTACCAAAGAAATTCCCTTTTCTGCATTTagttttttagtttcttttattttaaaataccgCCCACCCCCTGGACTTAAGAACTTTTGGGAATCATATATTGTTGTGATGAGAACTGAAAAAGCAGATAGCGACTTTTAAAACGCTATTAATCTGCTACTAAACAGCTCTGGAGCTCATGAGTGTCTCCTATTTGTGTATGCCCATATTTGTGCCTTCTGAAGTGAGGCATAGTATAGTCCCTGTACAGCTGGAAAAGTTGAGGATGACAGAAGTTAAGGGGAAAGCTCTGACATCTGACTCCTTTCCTAGTCTaagtataaaataataaaatggatATGTTCACTGCAATTCAAAGTAATGGAAATATTCTCCTCTTCATAGGTAACACTAAAGGAGAATAGACAGTTAAGAAGTTAGTTTGTGTTTCATATTAGTCCAATCTGAATTTATAAAACTTTGtaggtggatttttttaaacaagccaTCACTTACCTTTACTTTTTGTCTAAATATACACTGTCAAGTTAAAATTTCAGTATCCGTGCCCATTACCAGTAAAAGAGCCTTCCTATCATCTGTTTTTTCCAAATCTGAGTTTTTTAGAGGAATTGTGATTGTATGAAATATCTCCATCCACTTCagttcttctctcttttttttaaattaaaatctaacTGATGGGACATATCCCAAACAAAGAGAATTTATTCAAAAAGCTCCAGACAAGCTGCTTGAGTTGGAAATGTATCACACTGTTTTCAAATACCCAGTTCCTGCATGTACACAGCACCTGTCTATTACAACCAAGCAGAACCAAAGCACAGTACATTCCAGTTACTAACAGCTCTCCCCTACTGTAACAGTTCTCTGAAATTCTCTGTAATCTATGTAATCTTTCTACTGTTACTCTTTAAAGATTATCTGGAGGAAATTATAAAAGGATATGGAGAATTGTTCTTCACTCCTCATTTCATTTGTAGCCTTGAAATCATAAGGTGGTGTACACACTGATGTACAGTGTTgactgctggggttttttgaggcTTTCTATAGCAATagtatttcctttatttctcatGTTCAGAAGAGAGAACTCATGTATTGGTATGTTCTTTGGAATGGATGGTGGTAGAAAATCAACTAAATAGAATACAGAATCTTATTAGCTTAACAGATGTTTGCCTCTAAttttggaattttaaaaagcagaatatcaagtgactttttttatttcagccctTGTGGTGTACAGCTCCAGTGCCCCAGCAGATACCACAAAATAATGAAGGCTGAAATGACTATGGAgttgtctggaaaaaaacccatttcatCCTGTTTcacaagaaacaaagaaaatgcattttgttcAGGTGGGTACTATTCTTCTTTCTGGAATCATTCTAACCCAAAGCTACTGCAAAGCACTAAAGGGCACTACTGAGCAGAAACAGTACTTCTTCCGTGGTCATAAAATACTTAagacaaactttcagaacaaACAGACTGAACAGCAGTTGTTGTCTGACCAAATTCAGGCCTACATTACTTCACTTTGCTACCTACAGCTAGCCTGTAATGTCTGTTAGATTTTGTATTTGTTCCTTGCTCTAAACTGTACCTGTGATATTGCCATCAGCATCCATTAAACTCAGCTTTTCATGTAATTTCTTCATATACCCATATTTCATGGTCAGTGTTGTACCTTCCTAAGGTTAGGAATACAGGAATATAAAAACTAATATAGGTAAATAGCAATGAATGGAAGAGGGGAATTTAAGAAGTATTTTCTAGTCCTTCACAGTTGTAAGTATAATGTGTAAATGTGAATGAATAGCTGGACTAACTATTTGcaattttttgcttgttttttgtggtttttttttttgtttagctttGAAGATCACCTCCACCTATACCTGCATTTGTAGAGGTTTTCTGCTGGTGCTGGACAAGCTGCAGACTCTGAAGCAGCTGGTGGCCTGCACTGCTGCCAGTCTTCCCATCAGGCAGTCTCTGCCCAATTTGCAGAGACAGGTGGAATGTGCCAATGCCCAGCAATCACAAGGTCCCATGTCTTGACTTGTGTCAAGATAAAGATCCCTGGACACCTGAAAGGATGTGGTTACAGGCTAGGCTCCTTAATGCATGTGCTCTTGCTTTCTATGTGCAGGCAGTTCAGTGTAAAAGGTTAACATTTTTcctaacacttttttttctgaataaaataacACAACATATATACTTGCACtttagaattctttttttttgcaggctACATTTGTGATTATCATACAGAACATTATTCCTCTTGGCTGCATTATAGCTGTACTGTTTCCATAGAGACGTTCTGCTGTTCATCTCAATGACATACGAACAGACATTTATGTTAAAATGATTGATAAATGGTGCATTCCCAGCTTTACCAAATCCATACTACTGACATCTTATTCTTTAGAGAAACAAAGTAAGCCCTTATTACAGATGATGCAAATTTGATTTGCAAAATATGAAGCATTACTTTAGAAGGCTCATGCTGTGTTTGTAAGGACATCAATTTGGGCTGCCATCTGGAAACTGTACTTCAAGAGTACAGAGAGAAATGTTTGCATTGTGACTAAACATGCTGACTAATAGTCTGTGCTTTAACTGGTCTGGATCAAATCCTTACAGGGAAATCTGCAAAGATCTCTTCTTGACATCatgtgaaagatttttttttcctacttgatTTTGGTTGCCAAACAACACAGGGGTTTCCAGACCAACAGGTGATATTTTttgtgcttaagaaaaaaacctggatgCCTTGACTGGGCTCGGGGGTTTTTCTTGCCTTGCTGCGCACCACAGGGCCAGCAGCTGTTGCATGGCCTCAAAATGTCCCTGCCTTGCCCGGGATGCCCTCCCCCCCTGCAGGTGCCTtcagcccccagccctgtgacagcctccagcagccagcGAGGCCTCAGGAGCGAGAGGAGCTGCAAGGAGGCCATGCTATCCTCTCTGAGAGCAGCCCCATCTTTGAACTACGTGTTCCTGCACAAGTGTTGCCAAAACTTGGGTGCCTtttctggagcacaagtcctatgaggagcagctgagggagctggggatgtttagcctggaggaagCTCAGGGGaaaccttatcactctctacaactgcctgaaaggagggtgtagccaggtgggggtcggcctcttctcccaggcaaccagggTCAGGATGAGAGGACATAACCTCAAgctggggaggtttaggttggacattaagaagaatttcttcacagaaaatattGCAATATACTAcccagggagatggtggagtcaccgtccctggaggtgtttaagactGGACGTAGCACACAACAGGTGATGGACTGTCTGGCAGGTGCTGGAGTCACTGTTCCTGGGGGTGCTTAAGACGGGAATGTGGCACTTAGTGGCCtctatggtttagttgacatggtggtgttggttcacaggttggactcgaagacctcaaaggtcttttccaaccattctgtgattcttcagTTACGGTCACAGCACCGGCCTGTTGAGGCCACAGCCGCAATTCCACTGGGGAGGAAACTGTCTCATCCGCGCGCTTACGGCCGAGAGGGGCAAAGGTGCTTTTATCACGACATGAGCGCATTAACTTAAGGTTTCTCTTAGTGATTCCTCCCCGCCAGACGGGAAGCCAGCGCCCCGGGACATCCCCTCTGCCACGGCGGCGAGAGAAAGGCAGTCGAAAACGACCCCGCACTCGCCTCCGCCCCGCTCCCggacagggaggaaggaggaggccAGTGGGCAGAGGCGGATGagagcaggcagctggaggCGGGCCGAGccgcggggcggcgcgggcgggaggccGCGGTGAGCGGCTGCGGGGCCTGTGCGCGGGCCCGGCAGgagcgcggcgggagcgggcgcggaggggcgcgggcggcgggggcgcggccgCACGGAGGGACGGGACCGGGGATCTGTCGGTACGGGCCTGTCCCGGCCGCCTTCCGccccggagcggagcggggcgccCTAAAACTGGCCACGGTGGTGAGCCGGGCACAGGGCACTGTGGGAAGGAAGGCGTTCGGCTGGAGCGGGGTCTCGCGAATCCCCCCGGGGTGCGGTGCCGAGCAGCCGGGCTGCCCTGCCGCGGCGCCCGGGGCCGAGGGCCGGGCCGTGTCCCGCGCGTAGCCCGGGCCTGCCCCGGCGCGGTAGCGCCAGCGAAGCCACAGCGGCTCTTGTGGAGCTCTCAGCTGAGCGTTTTCCTTGTTGCGTGATAGCACTTAGTGAAAACAGTGCCCGAAGAATGTCTTTTCAAAGACTTCACCTTAGGGAAGCAAAGATACATTTCTTGAGCAAGGGCCCCGTCAAGGGTTATGGTATCACTTTGGGGACGTTTCTCTGAGGCACCTCGGGACTGATAGCAGTGTCCTAAATTAAAAGTGAAAGTATCCACCCTTAATGGCAAATGGATGATAGGAGAATGTGCAAATAAACAGTCAGTGTGACATGCAACATTTGAAAACACCCACTCAATTAGCAAAGAGGTTCTTTGGAATCTTGGCAGCAATTTGGATCACCATTGAGGTGAAAGCTCTCAAAGACAAGCCTCTTGATTTCGTCCCTGTCTGCAGAGACCGCAGTGATGTGTTGGTGTTGCAGTAAGTGAGCATCATGATTTGTTGTGGGTAGAAAATGGTGTCATATTTCTGAGGGAAGCGTGAAAATGCAGCCCACAACACTCAGTGGGGGGAACCAGTGAACTTAGTAGGCTAAGAGCTGTGTGTGCCAACAAAATTCCAACATCCAACAACAAAATTGTATGTATTCTGCTGCGTGGGAACCCTGAAGTGCTTTTCCCGATAACGGCAACTTAGTGGAAAAAAAGCCTTCAATAACAATATCAATTCCAATTGCCTCTGCTTGAGTTTCAGATACAACCACTATGCTTTAAGATCATAGCAGCTTCAGcaaatgttctggtttggcATTTGTTACCTCTAAGTCTTTGGAGGCACATATGGAAGTACATCTGGCAATAACATAGGATTGAAGAGAACAGGCTTTTAGTGAACTTTCAGGAGCTCTCTGATGTGGAATGTATGTAGAAAAAGTATAGTCAACTTAAAGCTGTGTGCCGGTTTATTATTTGTTCTTGACATACAATAGCAAAATTATTtagcttggaagggacctctggaggtcattgGCTCAACTCCCTGCTTAAAGCAGTGCTGTCATCAAAGTTAGAGCAGGTTGCTTCAGGCCTTGTCTGATTAAGCTTTTTCTTGAAGGATTTGAAATGGAGTTGAAAGCTGGGTCTGAAATTTAGCCAAATTTGGAAGAAAGTGTCACAAGCTTTGGAAAGTTACGAGTTCTAACCAGTGTGAATGAAGCATACTCTTGCTTAGTTAAGTGGAAGCTGTGTTTCCTCTCCATTTTTGGGGTGAGGATTCTGGTTCTCCAATTGTGCAAAAGTCTTCACTGTGCACAATGCAGAGATTTTTGGAAGATACATTGTCCTGCAGCACAGTTCTCTTAGTAGatacaaaactgaaatatttttaaagtaacattTCTCTATGCAAAACTGAAACGACTGGCAAACcactttaaataaataagtcATTATGCAGATAAGATACTAACAACCTTTTAAATTTGAAGGCAGAAGTGGTGATTCCAGCAGTCACGGAGCTGCAGTGTAATCCGCTTTATTTCTACACCTTTAACAGCAGGAAGGTTTTCTGGGCAAAACCCAACTCTTGTGCCTTACTTGTCCACTAGATGAGTTAAATGTTTTCACTCAGAGATTCAAGTTTGATGGAATGAAGAAAGCTGATGTCAGCGTTGATGTGTCTTAATCTGTTCACAGCATGTCTTAGTGTATCCTGTGAAGTCAAGTCTCTGAAGAAATCAAAGCATTATTGCTTGCACTGCTCAGTGTCTACAGGTCCTGGGTAAAACACACTTTGTAGAAGAGTATTAAATACAGTTCTTGGAGAAGCTTATCCTCTAAGTAGGAAGGAAGGATGAAGAGTGAGGGAGAAAATATAagtggaagcagctgtgccatTGTAATAATGTGTCTTTTAAATGTCATCACTATTTCTCTTAAATGCTCAAGTTAGAAATACATTGGCGTCTTTCAAGGGGAAAATTATAGAAATTAAATTGCTATATTAGTTGTGGAATCAAACTTTTCATCTGCtaatgcaaataatttcagCAGTCACTGGTCGCCCTGCTGAAGCTGTGGATGAAAGCAGATCAGCAGATACAGTTCTCAGTGTCCTAAGGACTGTGAAGAAGGTAAGACTAGGTAAAATAAGATGAAAGAATGTTCATCAGCTCAGTTCTTGTGCAGAGAGTGTGGTCACAACACCTTTTACAAGACGTGGCAAAATTTCCACCATcctatttcagctttttttctccaggtaGTACTTAGTCCACCTACAATGGGAAAGGGCAAACTGCACTGGGATGCTTTTGGATTCAGTGTAAATAGCATTACTTTGACAAGAGGATTGCATGTGTATTACTATAACTATATTAAGTATCCTGTTGCCATTTGAAGTTAAGTTTCCAAATGCTTTTCTTATATGTAGTCTTTCAAGTGTGGTATGAAGATTATGTACACAAAGTTCATGTTATGGTGCTTGTCCTCAGAGACACCTTTTCTGTCAAAGTTATAACTCATATCAAAAGTGTATGTGTGGCACATCTGTTGAGTGTAACCTCAAGATGACTCTCCCACTTTCAGAAAAGTCAGAGGTATTCTGGGACTAAAACTATCTTTGCCTTTATTATTATACTTACGTGGAATGGACAAAGAAATTTTAGAGGCTCCCTTTGCTCC
Proteins encoded in this region:
- the GASK1B gene encoding Golgi-associated kinase 1B gives rise to the protein MLFSSCGFTREMTPFDQPSKVKNLFICCLWPSRVLRLWTCRRPRTRRNLLVGAACVIYLGFLVSQVGHVLPQHKGGHQKINSRSLQDAAQTPFLGIPLDGTLSPPNFQEPQLGSNGTLLPPNVVYITLRSKRSKPANIRGTVKPKRRKKNATPLFYGQHFSKATFMGWEEAFAQQPGRATHAAGTMGAAIALEARKYQLDEHRHKGMAIKERGHQRPGRISGAVKAQLQPEESNIRIYSESSPSWMSKDDILSMRMLADSPIESIQEVPSHKAVLVVFARGPSTMGTACNQGRCGIVKRPLDMSEVFAFHLDRILGLNRSLPSVSRRSEFFQGGQACPVILWDSSLSPTDNSTHSSVRLTWGQYQQLLKKKCWQNGKVPKAEWGCTEIHHHEWSKMALFDFLLQIYNRLDRNCCGFKPLKEDSCMQQGLKLKCDDQDAVDLTHIVQRRHDQRHLAFIDNKGFFDRNEDNLDFKILQGIDEFPASAVSVLKSHRLREKLLQSLFLDKIYWESQGGRKGIEKLIDVIERRSKILLTYINAHGAKVLPMNE